Proteins encoded in a region of the Capra hircus breed San Clemente chromosome 3, ASM170441v1, whole genome shotgun sequence genome:
- the FOXO6 gene encoding forkhead box protein O6 isoform X2, which translates to MRAGAPVWVGCVGLLEPLGMGTEGQGQTLGNSIRHNLSLHTRFIRVQNEGTGKSSWWMLNPEGGKTGKTPRRRAVSMDNGAKFLRIKGKASKKKQLQAPQRSPDDSPPGAPAPGPVPAAAKWATSPASHASDDYEAWADFRGSGRPLLGEAAELEDDEALEALAPSSPLMYPSPASALSPALGARCPGELPRLAELGGPLGLHGGGGGGGGGGGSAGLPEGLLDGSQDAYGPRARAGTPAYFGGCKGGAYGGGGGFGPPALGALRRLPMQTIQENKQASFPPAAAPYRPGALPALLPPPPPAPRPGPVLGAPGELALAGAAGTYPGKGVAPYAPPAPSRSALAHPISLMTLPGEAGATGLAPPGHAAVFGGPPGGLLLDALPGPYAAAAAGPLGAAPDRFPADLDLDMFSGSLECDVESIILNDFMDSDEMDFNFDSALPPPPPGLAGAPPPNQSWVPG; encoded by the coding sequence AACTCCATCCGGCACAACCTGTCCCTGCACACCCGCTTCATCCGCGTGCAGAACGAGGGCACAGGCAAGAGCTCCTGGTGGATGCTGAACCCCGAGGGCGGAAAGACGGGCAAGACCCCGCGGCGCAGGGCCGTGTCCATGGACAACGGGGCCAAATTCCTGCGCATCAAGGGCAAGGCGAGCAAGAAGAAGCAGCTGCAGGCACCCCAGCGAAGCCCAGACGACAGCCCCCCGGGCGCGCCAGCCCCAGGGCCCGTGCCTGCCGCGGCCAAGTGGGCCACGAGCCCAGCCTCGCACGCCAGCGACGACTACGAGGCGTGGGCCGACTTCCGCGGCAGTGGGAGACCCCTGCTCGGGGAGGCAGCTGAACTGGAAGACGATGAGGCCCTGGAGGCCCTGGCGCCGTCGTCGCCGCTTATGTACCCGAGCCCGGCGAGCGCGCTATCGCCCGCGCTGGGTGCACGCTGCCCGGGGGAGCTGCCCCGCCTGGCTGAGCTGGGGGGCCCGCTGGGCCTgcacggcggcggcggcggcggcggcggtggcggcggcagTGCAGGGCTGCCCGAGGGGCTGCTGGACGGCTCGCAGGACGCGTACGGGCCGCGGGCCCGCGCCGGGACGCCCGCCTACTTCGGCGGCTGCAAGGGCGGTGCCtacggcgggggcgggggcttcGGGCCGCCGGCACTGGGCGCTCTGCGCCGCCTGCCCATGCAAACCATCCAGGAGAACAAGCAGGCCAGCTTCCCGCCGGCCGCCGCGCCCTACCGCCCCGGGGCGCTGCCCGCGCTGTTGCCGCCGCCGCCACCCGCGCCCAGGCCCGGCCCCGTGCTTGGTGCACCCGGGGAGCTGGCCCTGGCGGGCGCTGCCGGCACCTACCCTGGCAAAGGGGTGGCCCCGTACGCGCCGCCGGCGCCCTCGCGCAGTGCCTTAGCCCACCCCATCAGCCTTATGACGCTGCCCGGCGAGGCGGGCGCGACGGGTCTGGCGCCGCCGGGACACGCGGCCGTCTTCGGGGGCCCCCCCGGCGGCCTCCTGCTAGACGCGCTGCCCGGGCCGtacgcggccgccgccgccgggccGCTGGGTGCCGCGCCCGACCGCTTCCCGGCCGACCTGGACCTCGACATGTTCAGCGGGAGCCTCGAGTGCGACGTCGAGTCCATCATCCTCAACGACTTCATGGACAGCGACGAAATGGACTTCAACTTCGACTCGgccctgccgccgccgccgcccggccTGGCCGGAGCCCCGCCCCCCAACCAGAGCTGGGTGCCAGGCTGA